Within Alphaproteobacteria bacterium, the genomic segment AGAACCCTCGACGAGCCGGCTTTCCGCTGAGCGCGCCGATGGCGGCCAAGCCCAGGATCGTGGTCGTCGGCGGCGGCGCGGCGGGGCTGGAGCTGGTCGCGCGGCTGGGGCGCAAGCTGGCGCGGCGCGGCCGGGCCGAGGTCATCCTGGTCGAGCGCAACCGCAGCCACATCTGGAAGCCGCTGCTGCACGAGGTGGCCAGCGGCGCGCTCGATTCCAGCCTGGACGAGGTCGGCTATCGCAGCCACGCCCACCGCTACGGCTATCGCTATTTCCCGCGCGCGCTGGAGGCGATCGACCGCGACGCGCAGGCGGTGGTGCTGGCGCCGATCGTCGACGAGGACGGCGAGGAGGTGATGGGCCGCTACCGGCTCTCATACGACTGGCTGGTGATCGCGATCGGCAGCGTCTCCAACGACTTCGGCACGCCGGGCGTCGCCGAGCACTGCATCTACCTGGACCAGCGCCGCCAGGCCGAACGGTTCCGCCAGAAGCTGCTGAACCTGTGCCTGAAGGTGTCGCAACAGGTCTCGGACGACCCGGCCTCGGACGCCAAGGTGCGGGTCGCCATCGTCGGCGGCGGCGCCACCGGCGTGGAGCTGTCGGCGGAGCTGTACAACGCCGCGCGCGAACTGGCGCATTACGGCCTGGAGCGGTTCGACAACAGCCGGATGGACGTGACGCTGGTGGAGGCCGGCCCGCGCATCCTGCCGGCGGTGCCGGAGCGGGTGTCCGATGCCGCGCACAAGGAGCTGGAGCGGATCGGCGTGCACGTGCGCACGGCGACGCGGATCGTCGCCTGCACGCCGCAGGGCATGCAGACCGCCGACGGCGACCTGATCGCGGCGCCGCTGCGGGTGTGGGCTGCCGGGATCAAGGCGCCGGACTTCCTGAAGGACATCGCCGGGCTGGAGACCAACCGGCTGAACCAGCTGGTGGTGACGCCGGAG encodes:
- a CDS encoding NAD(P)/FAD-dependent oxidoreductase, translated to MAAKPRIVVVGGGAAGLELVARLGRKLARRGRAEVILVERNRSHIWKPLLHEVASGALDSSLDEVGYRSHAHRYGYRYFPRALEAIDRDAQAVVLAPIVDEDGEEVMGRYRLSYDWLVIAIGSVSNDFGTPGVAEHCIYLDQRRQAERFRQKLLNLCLKVSQQVSDDPASDAKVRVAIVGGGATGVELSAELYNAARELAHYGLERFDNSRMDVTLVEAGPRILPAVPERVSDAAHKELERIGVHVRTATRIVACTPQGMQTADGDLIAAPLRVWAAGIKAPDFLKDIAGLETNRLNQLVVTPELRTSRDPRIFAIGDCCSCALPGWERPVPPRAQAAHQMASRTARNLAALLAGRPLKPFVYKDHGSLVSLSHYSTIGSLMGNLVGGSMRVEGRIARFVYVSLYRLHLIAVHGWLRAIAMILVGHINRVIRPRIKLH